One Amycolatopsis thermophila DNA segment encodes these proteins:
- a CDS encoding SCO1664 family protein: MAPPVGPADPRARELLTRGRLTVEGRLVDASNVTLFCRVELDGLSAQAVYKPVSGERPLWDFPDGTLAGREVATALLSEASGLGKVPPTVLRDGPFGEGMVQLWVETGDDELIDVRSPEDVPDDWRIVLHAHDRLGEPAVLAHADHPGMRDLAVLDIIANNTDRKGGHILAGTDGTVYGVDHGICLHAEPKLRTVLWGWVGDPLPADTLDKLRALPGRIEGELGEQLAPHLTKLEISAIAERAEMLVATGVFPEPGDDWRAIPWPLF; the protein is encoded by the coding sequence ACCGTCGAAGGCCGGCTGGTCGACGCCTCCAACGTGACGCTGTTCTGCCGCGTCGAACTGGACGGGCTGTCCGCGCAGGCGGTGTACAAGCCGGTGTCCGGGGAGCGACCGTTGTGGGACTTCCCGGACGGCACGCTCGCCGGCCGCGAGGTGGCCACCGCCCTGCTCTCGGAGGCGTCCGGGCTGGGCAAGGTGCCGCCGACCGTGCTGCGCGACGGGCCGTTCGGCGAGGGCATGGTGCAGCTGTGGGTGGAGACCGGCGACGACGAGCTGATCGACGTGCGCTCGCCGGAGGACGTGCCCGACGACTGGCGGATCGTGCTGCACGCCCACGACCGGCTCGGTGAGCCCGCGGTGCTCGCGCACGCCGACCACCCGGGCATGCGCGACCTGGCGGTGCTGGACATCATCGCGAACAACACCGACCGCAAGGGCGGGCACATCCTGGCCGGCACGGACGGCACGGTGTACGGCGTGGACCACGGCATCTGCCTGCACGCCGAGCCGAAGTTGCGCACGGTGCTGTGGGGATGGGTGGGCGACCCGCTGCCGGCGGACACGCTGGACAAGCTGCGCGCCCTGCCGGGCCGGATCGAGGGTGAACTGGGCGAGCAGCTGGCCCCGCACCTGACGAAGCTCGAGATCAGCGCCATCGCCGAGCGGGCGGAAATGCTCGTGGCGACCGGAGTGTTCCCCGAGCCGGGCGACGACTGGCGCGCCATCCCCTGGCCGCTGTTCTGA
- a CDS encoding winged helix-turn-helix transcriptional regulator: MADTVSPITEACPIVEVLDHVAGKWSIGILVAAAHGPVRFTELEREVEGISRRMLTLTLRKLERDGLLVRTVYPTVPPRVEYTLTGIARELVQTLVGLTSWAEKHRGTIAAARRAYDTQRTPAGV, translated from the coding sequence ATGGCAGACACCGTTTCCCCGATCACCGAGGCGTGCCCGATCGTCGAGGTGCTCGACCACGTCGCGGGCAAGTGGAGCATCGGGATCCTGGTCGCCGCCGCCCACGGGCCGGTCCGGTTCACCGAGCTGGAGCGCGAGGTCGAGGGCATCAGCCGCCGCATGCTGACCCTGACCCTGCGCAAGCTGGAACGGGACGGGCTGCTGGTGCGCACCGTGTACCCGACGGTGCCGCCGCGCGTGGAGTACACGCTGACCGGCATCGCCCGCGAGCTGGTCCAGACGCTCGTCGGGCTGACCTCGTGGGCGGAGAAGCACCGCGGCACCATCGCCGCCGCCCGCCGCGCCTACGACACGCAGCGAACCCCCGCGGGGGTCTGA
- a CDS encoding MFS transporter, giving the protein MSDDQPAARSRWLALAVLSAQTLMIVLDQTIVNVALPAIRDDLGFSPSSLSWVVNAYAISFGGLLLLAGRLGDLAGRRRVFLAGMAVFTLASLLAGFAWDAGTLMAARFLQGAGGAASTAVALGMVVRLFPEPAGRAKALGTFSFVQAAGGSIGSTAGGVLTQALSWHWIFLINLPIGVVAGLVALRVLENDRGLGFGAGADWLGAALVTAALMLGVYTIVGLDTHSLAPTLGTGAVSLVLLAAFLVRQRRARDPLLPLRIFASRGLSGANLTMALLVSAMFGFQFLVVLYLRQVLGLSAQATGLAMVPIAATIAVVSLAVSPRVATRFGDFRVLLAGLLLIGGGLAWLARVPADGGYAADVLGPTLAMGIGFGLAMPALMSLGMGDARPEDTGLASGLFNTTQQVAGALGLSVLAVLAATRTESLTRVPAGEALTSGYRLAFWVGTGLVAAAFVVTVLVLRPGVAARRTGEPGATVPDRALPQL; this is encoded by the coding sequence ATGTCCGACGATCAGCCGGCAGCACGCTCGCGGTGGCTCGCGCTCGCCGTGCTGTCCGCGCAGACGCTCATGATCGTGCTCGACCAGACCATCGTGAACGTCGCCCTGCCCGCGATCCGCGACGACCTCGGCTTCAGCCCGTCGAGCCTGTCCTGGGTCGTCAACGCCTACGCGATCTCGTTCGGCGGGCTGCTGCTGCTCGCCGGGCGCCTCGGTGACCTGGCCGGGCGCCGCCGGGTCTTCCTCGCCGGGATGGCCGTGTTCACGCTCGCCTCGCTGCTCGCCGGCTTCGCCTGGGACGCCGGAACCCTGATGGCCGCGCGGTTCCTGCAGGGCGCCGGCGGCGCCGCCTCGACCGCGGTCGCGCTGGGGATGGTCGTCCGGCTGTTCCCGGAACCGGCCGGGCGCGCCAAGGCGCTCGGCACGTTCAGCTTCGTGCAGGCCGCGGGCGGGTCCATCGGCAGCACGGCCGGTGGTGTGCTGACGCAGGCGCTGAGCTGGCACTGGATCTTCCTGATCAACCTGCCGATCGGCGTGGTCGCCGGCCTGGTGGCGCTGCGGGTGCTGGAGAACGACCGCGGTCTCGGGTTCGGCGCCGGCGCGGACTGGCTCGGCGCGGCACTCGTCACGGCGGCGTTGATGCTCGGCGTCTACACGATCGTCGGCCTCGACACGCACAGCCTCGCGCCGACGCTGGGAACCGGTGCGGTGTCGCTGGTGCTGCTCGCCGCGTTCCTGGTGCGCCAGCGGCGGGCGCGTGACCCGCTGCTGCCGCTGCGGATCTTCGCCTCGCGCGGGCTGTCCGGGGCGAACCTGACGATGGCGCTGCTGGTGTCGGCGATGTTCGGCTTCCAGTTCCTGGTCGTGCTGTACCTGCGGCAGGTGCTGGGGCTGTCCGCCCAGGCGACCGGCCTGGCGATGGTGCCGATCGCGGCGACGATCGCGGTGGTGTCGCTGGCCGTGTCGCCACGGGTGGCCACCCGCTTCGGCGATTTCCGGGTGCTGCTGGCCGGTCTGCTGCTGATCGGTGGCGGGCTCGCGTGGCTGGCGCGGGTCCCCGCCGATGGCGGATACGCCGCCGACGTCCTCGGCCCGACCCTGGCGATGGGCATCGGGTTCGGCCTGGCGATGCCGGCGCTGATGTCCCTGGGGATGGGTGACGCGCGGCCCGAGGACACCGGCCTGGCGTCGGGGCTGTTCAACACGACGCAACAGGTCGCGGGCGCGCTGGGCCTGTCGGTGCTGGCCGTGCTCGCCGCGACCCGCACCGAGTCGCTCACCCGCGTACCCGCCGGGGAAGCACTCACCTCCGGTTACCGCCTCGCGTTCTGGGTGGGCACCGGGCTGGTCGCCGCCGCGTTCGTGGTCACCGTGCTGGTGCTGCGGCCCGGCGTGGCGGCGCGACGAACCGGGGAACCCGGCGCTACCGTGCCGGATCGTGCGCTCCCACAGCTATGA
- a CDS encoding DUF3097 domain-containing protein: MRSHSYDDILAGPRRRKIPEVVAERGLVVEEPGSGFCGAVVRFEHGNVVLEDRRGRHRVFPLEPAGFLLEGKPVTLVRPKAAPPSPASARSASGSVKVAGLRARTARDSRIWVEGKHDAELVERVWGHDLRVEGVVVEPLDGVDVLAERIDEFGTGPGRRLGVLVDHLVPGSKESRLVEAIRDEHVLITGHPYVDVWQAVKPAAVGIREWPSVPRGTPWKEGICAALGWGETYEGWQRVLSAVSSFRDLETPLIGAVERLIDFVTDPEG; this comes from the coding sequence GTGCGCTCCCACAGCTATGACGACATCCTCGCCGGCCCGCGCAGACGCAAGATCCCCGAGGTCGTGGCGGAGCGCGGGCTGGTGGTCGAGGAACCGGGAAGCGGTTTCTGCGGTGCGGTGGTCCGGTTCGAGCACGGCAACGTGGTCCTGGAGGACCGCCGCGGCAGGCACCGGGTGTTCCCGCTCGAACCCGCCGGGTTCCTGCTCGAGGGCAAGCCGGTGACGCTGGTCCGGCCGAAGGCCGCGCCACCGTCACCGGCTTCGGCGCGGTCGGCCTCCGGATCGGTGAAGGTCGCGGGCCTGCGGGCCCGCACCGCGCGCGACTCGCGCATCTGGGTCGAGGGCAAGCACGACGCCGAACTGGTCGAACGCGTGTGGGGGCACGACCTGCGCGTCGAGGGCGTCGTGGTGGAGCCGCTGGACGGCGTCGACGTGCTGGCCGAGCGCATCGACGAGTTCGGCACCGGCCCGGGGCGGCGGCTGGGCGTGCTGGTCGACCACCTGGTGCCGGGCAGCAAGGAGTCCCGCCTCGTCGAGGCGATCCGCGACGAGCACGTGCTGATCACCGGCCACCCCTACGTCGATGTGTGGCAGGCGGTGAAACCGGCGGCGGTGGGCATCCGCGAGTGGCCGTCGGTGCCGCGCGGCACGCCGTGGAAGGAAGGGATCTGCGCGGCGCTGGGCTGGGGCGAGACCTACGAGGGCTGGCAGCGGGTGCTGTCGGCGGTGAGCAGCTTCCGCGACCTGGAAACACCCCTGATCGGCGCGGTCGAGCGGCTGATCGACTTCGTGACCGACCCGGAAGGCTGA
- a CDS encoding NfeD family protein has product MTPALVWLIVAIVLMAAEVLSGDFFLLMLGLGALVGAGAALITGNIVVDAIVFAVASGALIFLARPALKRRFLSGTGHRTNTEALIGARAVVLSVVDGHSGRVKLAGDVWSARSITDGQRIEPGTAVTVVEIAGATAVVAPEP; this is encoded by the coding sequence ATGACACCGGCGCTCGTCTGGCTGATCGTCGCCATCGTCCTGATGGCCGCCGAAGTGCTGTCCGGCGACTTCTTCCTGCTGATGCTCGGCCTCGGCGCTCTCGTCGGCGCCGGGGCGGCGCTGATCACCGGCAACATCGTCGTCGACGCGATCGTGTTCGCCGTCGCCTCCGGCGCGCTGATCTTCCTCGCCCGGCCCGCGCTCAAGCGCCGGTTCCTGTCCGGGACGGGTCACCGCACCAACACCGAGGCGCTCATCGGCGCCAGGGCCGTGGTCCTGTCCGTTGTGGACGGCCACTCCGGGCGTGTCAAGCTGGCCGGCGACGTGTGGTCGGCACGGTCCATCACCGACGGTCAGCGAATCGAACCCGGCACGGCCGTGACCGTGGTAGAGATAGCGGGCGCCACGGCCGTGGTGGCGCCCGAGCCGTAA